In Fusarium oxysporum f. sp. lycopersici 4287 chromosome 9, whole genome shotgun sequence, the genomic stretch CACTTGAGACCAAGCGATCCTCAATTCGATCAAGCCATCGAGCTAAAGATAGCCAACCTACCAGTCTGCACCAGCAACTACCCGCGTCTCCCCCCGGCGTCCAACAACTATTACAAAGGAAGCCATATCCTTCGCTCAGAGGATGGCAATTTCGTGTTAACCCCACTCTCAATCTATTTATCGACACTGCAGATGATAGTCGCATCTTGGCATGATTTTGGATGGCAGTCAAGATCCAACATTAGAGCACCATCGGCTAGTCGCCGCTCTTTTGCATGATATCTATTTCTCTTATTGATGCGGTGTACCAAGTCACTGCGCCAGGACTATTCCGTTGGCAACAAGAGCCGCTGCAGATCCAGTATTGTACCAGTCTGGCTCACGTCGTGCCGCTCACAATAACGAAGGGCCCGCCCCTTAATAGCCAGTTAGATATTCTCCCTTCATCTGGACTAGGCCATGGCCCTCGGTGTGGCTGCCATTAGGCGGCGCCAGTTCAAGATCTGGAGGCGTTTTTTAAGTGTTTCAAGCCTTGTGCACGCACTTTAACTGAGGCATCTGTGACTGTCTCTGAAGTCACTCAAAGCCAAGTCATCACGAGGGTTTTGTCTGAGATGGGTTTGCAGTTCACTTTCCTCTCACCACCAGCCTATCTTCGCGTGGCGGAATAATCCCCTCGTCAGAAGCGCTGTAGCAAGCCGTTTCATAACCTTGCCCACGCCGCCGCATCGTGGGACGTTGAATGAGACGCTCTGGTCCTCGCCATGGGTCCGGGAAATTGTGTGTCAAGCGATGCAACCGAATCTTGCAGTTAACTCCGTTAGTCGCATTACAGAGGACAGTCTGGGTTGCACAATGATCTTGGGTCTGAAattttttcttcttctttgtctctCTTGACTTATTTAGACTGACAGCTTTGTCGACACACAAATGTCAAAGGTCGCATGGCAACGAACCCACACCGACTTCTACAACAATGACAGTTGGTCAAGACACGACAAAACCACGCAAAAGGGGAGATGCTAAAATAGATGTTCTTTGCTGGCTCCAGCAAGACACGTCCCTGCGAGCCTGGCAAGCTTCGATTGGTCCAGGATATGCAGCCGAAGACAGTTTGCCAGTGACTGATGCTTCCTTTGCAAGGAGCAGACTGGGGCCAGAATAGAGCTAGACCGGGGTAAGCACTCTAGCTCAGGAACAAGCCAGTCAAAAGTGCAGTAGCCAAGGTTCTGCCCGATCCTCAACTGGGTTCTAGGCTGCCGTTGGATCCAATCACCGTCCACATTTATGACTGCGATGCAAGGTACCGTTGTGTGGTGGTACCGACGAAAACCATTTGGACCCAATGCCGGGGCTAACTCATAAACTTCCAGGTACGGGGAACAATGCCAATCAAGTTGGGGGCTAATGAGGTGACAACGCACCAGGGCTCTGACTGCTAGATAGGCAAGGGTATGGACAGATGGATGGACGGTCTTTAATGGACAGAGATTAAGTCCCGCAGTGTGTGCGAAAACTACAAGTTGCGCTTGGTATCCGCCCAGGCGCCTTGTTTGGTTTCCTCTTGTTTACCTCTTCAAGTGCGCTTGTTTTCACGATATCAATCTTCCAGCCTTGTGCTATACACTCATTAAACGATTCTTGATAACATTCTTTGTGCTTTGCACCCTACAATCTTTTTTTGCTCAACGCAACAAGAATCTCTTACGATATCTTGAGAAATCACCACAGTTCTTTTCAAGCCACCCACAATCACCATCACAATGCAGTTCTCCAGCATCATGATTGCCGCCGCTGGCGCCTCGGTCGCCGCTGCTCAGGACTACgctcctcctgctcctgtTCTGGATACCACAACACTCACCTCGACCACTACCCGGGTTATCACTCTTACTCAGTGCAACCCTACTGTGACCAACTGCCCCCTTCGTACCACAACCTCGACCGAGGTTGTCGTTACCACTTCGACTGCTGCGCCCGAGGTTCCTACCACCTCTGTCTACGTTCCCCCTACCACCAGCGTCTACGAGCCTGTtgtcaacaccaccagccaCGAGCTTCCCACTATCATCAGCACTCCTAccatcagcaccaccaaGAAGGCTCCCTCTGCCAAGACCACCTTCTACCCTGCTGGCAACACTACCACCAAGGCTGGCCCTACTGCTCCTGGTTCTtacaccaccaccaagctcCCCGTTCCTGGCAGCAGCACTGATGTTCCCGCCAACCCCGGAAAGCCTGGCTATGAGGACCCCCAGCCCTTCCACCGTGCCTACCGCCGGTGCCAGTGGTCTCATCGCCTCTTCAGGCTTCGTCGGCGCTGCCATGGTCGCTGCCATGGTTGCTCTCTTCTAGATGCAGTAAACCACTTGGTTACACGATCCAGCCTGTCCCTTGACAGACATGAATTATTCTTCACTTCACTTATGATaccttcttgttcttcttagGGGATGGCCGTTTGGggattttttataaaggcgAGGTTCTAACCGCGAGGCAATATCTTTTTCGAGATTGGCTACTGTGTAGCTATTTGATTTCTTGCAGGTCATCGATGAGGCGCATGGAATACCCAGCGCGGAGTTTTCTGAATGCATCATGTGCCAGTCACGTACACCTTGGTTTGTCTGCGTACGCATATGGTGTCTGGTTCTGGGCTTGGAGGCGGAAGCCTCGGAATGTTGAGTTTAGAAAATTATGTTCACATCACATTGATAGAGTCATTCAAATCCAATTCGACACGAAACGACACATGACAAGTTCATCTACGCGTGCGTGATAATTGTGCATATGCTACGTAGTTATGTGATCAGCTGCTGTTGTAGATGCATCGCCTGGTCGAACGAGCTGATTCTTTGCTTACATGTGCAGACTGACTCAGCGGCGACGTCTTAGCAGGCTGTGGTTATTCTCTTGGCCTGACTCGATAGTGTATGTCGTTGGTTGTAGACGTCAGCTATTTCCATCATGTTCCTTGTAAAGATTCATGCAAATGTCATCAACTCCAATGAGGTTGGGGCTTTAATACAGTATAATAGCAATGTACTATACTGTAGTATGTCATCTGTAGATGTCTGCATATGTATGCAGTCTAGCAGAGTATGTTGAGTATGTTGAGTATGTCTCTCATTCTCTGCATTGCATACATTTTGGTGTGAGGCATGACTCTCGTACCTTGTGCATTAGGTGCGTGTAACCACACTCATTATGAAGTTGCAATACTCATGTCGAAACAAGGACATCATCTTTTTCGCCTCTTTAGGACGTTTTCCTCCAACGGCGGCTAATAATTAACTCAAGCTAGAGTTGAAAAACTGGACATATCCACAACTGCAAGACCGTTACTCATGTGgtaaaaagtaaaaaattAAACTAAAGATATACATACCTAGTTAGAAAAAAGTTCGGCGAAGTTCCTTGGCTCTTTAGAGGCAGTTATATCCACAAATGGATAAAATATtgaccttttttttttttttaaatttttttttttaacttGATGTTCGTTGGTGTACCTCTTTCTTCACACCCTCTTTAGCCTCTATTGGACATCGCCTCCAAAGCATCGGGACCGAGCCGTTGGGGTGCATTGAAGACTCTAGGCATGTAGTGAGGGTGTAGAGAATTAACTAGGTACCAAGTCAATGAGCCTGCCAAGCTTCTAAAGTTCCAAGTATTCCAGTCACTTGAGATCGAGGTTTTCGGTTTTCTTACATCCCCGTGTGAGACCTGTCATTTCTTTTGTGTGCTTGTCCTTGTTATACCTATCATGCCTGCACAGCTGATCAACACGGGCTAAAAGACGGGCAGTTGCTACATTAGGAAGATTCTCACACGCTTCTGGCGGACTGCATATGCGCTGTCTTGAGTCGTTCCGTTGCTACTGTAGGGAGGTCACTCTAATGTCGATCTCTCGGAGCCGCATCTGGTGACGTGCAGGTTTTGGCTGAGCAATGACTGGGACATGCAGAGAAAGGCTTGGAATACGTAAAAGGGCAAGATATTTGCTCAACGCGCGGTCATCAGCTTATAATACATGTATCATATAATGCAACTTTTGTCACTATGAGACAGACATGGCGGGACATGGTAGCTGCGAGCAGTTTACTAGAACTGGCTTAAGTTCTCAACTTAATAACCAACGCACATGTACCATGATTAATCATTAAACATACTAACAAAATCTCACTCTTTGCTAAATTCTCACTGTCGGCCCGGTCCACGCCCTACAGACGGTCCGCCGGGATACACCCCCCGGCTGAAACCCACGGGAAGCCAAGTTTATTGCTGACCTTTTTTGGATAGTCACATACACGATACATAGACATAATAGACTATTTGGTGATCAGAGAAACAGTAAAAAcatcagatcagatcatatcatatcatattCTCAAGTCGCAACAAACAAGTCTCGTCTCGCAAACGTCGCCTGTTTTGGCTCAGCCACTTTCATACAGGAGAGTAGAGAAACTTTATGAGGCTTAGACTCAGGAATAGTCTCAGTATCTCGTTCTCAGTCCAATCACGACATTGACGGTTTGGATCTGGGAGGGAATGGGACGGGGATAATCTCACTATTCAGTTTTAGAGTGCTTCCAGGCTATGAGATACGGCGTAAGCACCATGGTCCTTTTGAGAATATGCATGTCGTGTACATTGTCTATTTCGGAACCCGATATTAACCTGCTTCATCCATGAATCTCCGTGCTTTCGGTCTTACATAGTGCAGCATCATGCTTGGCAAGGGAGCGAGTGGCAGATGCTATGAATGACTTCTTGACGGGTATGACATGAATCGCATCTGTCACTGATGACCGATCATCACAATTTTCTCTTAACTACGAATAGGAGAGCCACTCAGACAACACACTTGTCACCTCATGGAGCATCTAGTCTCTTGGCCGTCTCTGTGAAGGTTGCGTGCCATTTCGCTATCTTCTCTAGCCCCGTGATTCTACAACTAGCACAGGCGGATTGGACCTTTGCATCATATTCAGTGGTCGATTGACAGCGCTTAATGAGATCCTAAGTGGCTTTAATACGGGCGTAGTGGCATCAAGGTTGGTCACGGCGGCTACACAATGAACTAATAGATATCCATCAGACTATGGAATCATAGTCGAATTTAGAAACATACTAAACAGCACGGCCATATTACGGGTCGATAGGTAGATGCCGCCATAGTAGACGTGTAAATCGTAGACTATCTCTTGCTATGCTGACTTCGCtggaagaaaaaaaaaacagtACCCCAATTCCACCCACTCTCTGTCGTCAAGTCGAAATTTCTCACTGGCCCAAGTCCACCTACGTCTGTGCCTTGTCTTACATATCCACCAGCCTCACCCCTCCCGCATTATGCTTTCCGATCCTCCAATGAACCCTGCCAACGTTACGCCCCAGCACGTGGGAACCACGGCCATGTCTAGCTAGGTTCTTCATCAAGACAGACGGATGTCTTACATGATTGCGTGAGTGTGTGTGCGTATCTGCAGGCAGACCCCTACCAGTCTCCCATACCGCATGATCCGAACCATCGCGTCGGTTACAAGCCTATCTCCAGATGTCCTCTGAAGGTTGTCTTGATCGATCGATTCGGAGCGCTAAGACAAGACCTGGGGTCGTGTAGGAATGGCTCACCATCGCCGAGGATCTACACGATGGCCAGCCAAGGTCGACAAAGGGTTTCTTCAACCGCATGATGATCCCTTGCACATAATGCAAAGACCGCTTCCATCTTTACTCAGGTTTTCGCAATTGTGAACAGAATTGTGATCGCACACTGGGTGGGCTTGGTCGACAAGTCCTGACGAGTTGGCGCCGACTTTCGAGGTGGTGTTTGGTCGCATTGCAGCGCCATTTCGACGAGATATCTCGAGATGATCCATTGGAGTTTGTGGACGAGTTGATCTGGTTTATTTAGCTTTGTATCTGGGACGAATGTTGATCTGGCCTTGCGGTGGCTGGCGAGGCTGCAGATGATAAGTTGCTCCAGATGACAGAGTTGGGTGGTATAGTTGGTCGAATTTGCCGAACAATTGGGACAGGAAAGGGTGAAACAGTCCAAGACTTGCCTCCAAAGTAAAAGATTTGCCTCTCGTGCAGATGATACTGGCCTCAATGGTATGTTCAAAAAGGGGGACAGGCTGTAGTTTTGTAGGGCTGAGATGAACAAACGAGTGACTTGATTGTAGTAACAATGCTCACTTCCAAGTATTGAGCGGGACGGGACCTCCGGCTTCTTATGAACATTAGTTCTCGTCCACGACGGGGGTGTTTGGCTCCAGGATGGTCATCTGAGCTCTACCTTGAGGGTCCTCAGTTGGATCTCTTGCCTTCGTCGTCATCAGACGGGTTTCCtcatttctcttctctcaatGCAGTTCCCATTTGCGTATCAAATTCCATGCAGCAAAGCGGCGGGTGAGAGGTTAGCATCTGTGCTCTGAGCCATTGGTACTAACCATTGTCTTGTCGCCAGGTACGGTCTACAGTTGGCCGTGGAAATCCTCCGTTTGGCACTACCAATCCCAATATGGTGGGTGAAGGTCTCACTTCatttcttgatctcctttGTTTCTAGAATTCCACCTTGCATCAACGCCACTCGGCAATGGGTCAGAACTACAGGATCAGCAGTGGTGGTACCAACAAGAGCTGGATTCTGCATAAACCACGCAGGGGTGTTCTGTATGGCCAACTGAGGTTACAGTATCTTACTGCCGGTCTCTGGCCAACTGCCTGTTTTCTTCCATGTGCCGTACTCCGTAACCGTTCTACAGTACCTCATGTTGAGCTTTGCCGGGGTGGTGCGGCCAGTAACACCACCATCTGTTCTTCCAAGGCCTCACAAGCGACTAAGTACTTATCTATAATTTTGTCCGTGACTACTGCGGGAAGGCCCAGTTGACGAGGCAGCGCAAGAGACCGAAGAGGGGCTTGGCGTGTAACTAATGGCGGATTTTCC encodes the following:
- a CDS encoding hypothetical protein (At least one base has a quality score < 10); translated protein: MQFSSIMIAAAGASVAAAQDYAPPAPVLDTTTLTSTTTRVITLTQCNPTVTNCPLRTTTSTEVVVTTSTAAPEVPTTSVYVPPTTSVYEPVVNTTSHELPTIISTPTISTTKKAPSAKTTFYPAGNTTTKAGPTAPGSYTTTKLPVPGSSTDVPANPGKPGYEDPQPFHRAYRRCQWSHRLFRLRRRCHGRCHGCSLLDAVNHLVTRSSLSLDRHELFFTSLMIPSCSS